The DNA segment CTCGCTCTCACCGGCTCCAACGTCGCGGTGATCGGTCTCGGGGGAGCGGCGTTGGTGCTCTTCGGCGCCGTGGCATTGCTCCTGGGCCGCCGCCGGCGCGGTTAGTCGTCGTTCCGGTACTTCTTTCCTGCACCCGTTGCAAGACTGACTTCGCGCTCTGCTGTCGCGCTTTCGTTCCACGATCGCCAGAGGGGCCGATCGGCCCCTCTGGCCGGTTCGGGGTTTCGACCTAGAATCGGAGGCGTGCCGCCGCAGAACCTTCCCTCCAGGGACTCGATCCACCGCGCGGCGGCCGAGCTGTTCGTCCGCGACGGCTACGCGGGGACCACGGTCCGCGCCATCGCTGCCGCCGCCGGCTGCGACCCGGCTCTGGTGATCCGCCATTTCGGATCGAAGGAAGGACTCTTCCTCGCCACCGTCTCGGTGTCGAAGGACCTCCCGAAGATCCTCGCCGGTCCGATCGAATCCCTCGGCCGGGAACTGGTCCGCTTCGTGCTGCGAGCCTCGGACACCGCCGCAGCCGGCGTCTACCGCGCCATGCTGACCGCCTCCGACCGCCCGGAGATCAAGGAACGCCTCCGGGCCTCGATGCACGACGTCTTCGTCGGCCCGCTGGCCGACCGCATCGGCGGCGCCTACCCGGAACTCCGCGCCCGCCTCGTCGCAGCCCAGTTCGCCGGCCTGATCAACGCGTACTGGCTGGTCGCTGATCCTGTGCTGAGCTGCGCCGACCGGCCGGCGATCGTCGCGCTCTACGGAGACGCGATCCAGCGGCTGCTAGACAGCGCCGACCCTCCCGCCGAATAAGCCTCAACCCAAGCCGATGCACCCGACCCGGAATCCCAGCCGGCGCGCCACTCTCATCGCAGCCGTCCCCTGACTCATCGGCGGCCCGCGGCCCGACACCCGTGCCCGCGGCTGCCTCGCTCGCGCCGGACTTGCGGGTCATTCCAGGCTCGCCGAGCGTTCCTGGCTTGCTGAGCGTTCCTGGCTTGCTGAGCGTTCCTGGCTTGCTGAGCGTTCCTGGCTTGCTGAGCGTTCCTGGCTTGCTGAGCGTTCCTGGCTTGCCGAGC comes from the Actinoplanes sp. OR16 genome and includes:
- a CDS encoding TetR family transcriptional regulator, which produces MPPQNLPSRDSIHRAAAELFVRDGYAGTTVRAIAAAAGCDPALVIRHFGSKEGLFLATVSVSKDLPKILAGPIESLGRELVRFVLRASDTAAAGVYRAMLTASDRPEIKERLRASMHDVFVGPLADRIGGAYPELRARLVAAQFAGLINAYWLVADPVLSCADRPAIVALYGDAIQRLLDSADPPAE